A genomic stretch from Kogia breviceps isolate mKogBre1 chromosome 1, mKogBre1 haplotype 1, whole genome shotgun sequence includes:
- the LOC131744159 gene encoding small ribosomal subunit protein uS14-like: protein MVHQQLYWSHPEKFGQGSRSCCICSNQHSTIQKYGLNMCRQCFLQYMKDISFIKLD, encoded by the coding sequence ATGGTTCACCAGCAGCTCTACTGGAGCCATCCAGAAAAATTTGGCCAGGGTTCTCGCTCTTGCTGCATCTGCTCAAACCAGCACAGTACGATCCAGAAATATGGCCTCAATATGTGCCGCCAGTGTTTCCTCCAGTACATGAAGGACATCAGCTTCATTAAGCTGGACTAA